The Rattus rattus isolate New Zealand chromosome X, Rrattus_CSIRO_v1, whole genome shotgun sequence genome has a window encoding:
- the LOC116888117 gene encoding cancer/testis antigen 47A-like, with protein sequence MSTRGRRDPIRESRDNPVTLEGEWVLEAAEGGAVGLDGSSATREAEEIVVDCHREVEDVGPERNPEQESDRRERVNVEEDSDIEAVEEDEDDQHRESVLANQNVVDAHHFPMAGFRFMFLDLVHAILNRVYYNDHILVRGPRESQAISSSNTSESAHSREPQVPPGPIPSTVRASEYEHQSSDLPEVISTFPELEEAADFEEAADHYVQEPAIRVTGQVVEEVAEEAAAEEPAKEIIGQVMTSEGENHCARQYKDDNIVDEEEEEEEEEMKNEGFEKMDPDAEDYCTNKFS encoded by the exons ATGTCGACCAGAGGGCGTCGAGATCCAATCAGAGAGAGCCGAGACAACCCAGTAACTCTTGAGGGAGAGTGGGTACTGGAAGCTGCAGAGGGCGGCGCGGTAGGCCTAGATGGGTCCTCTGCCACACGTGAAGCTGAAGAAATAGTGGTAGATTGTCATAGAGAGGTGGAGGATGTTGGGCCCGAAAGAAACCCGGAGCAAGAGagtgacagaagagagagagtgaatgtTGAGGAAGACTCGGATATTGAAGCTGTTGAAGAGGACGAAGATGACCAGCACCGGGAAAGTGTTCTAGCAAATCAAAACGTGGTGGATGCCCATCATTTCCCAATGGCTGGCTTCCGGTTTATGTTCCTGGATCTGGTCCATGCCATTCTCAATCGTGTCTATTACAACGACCACATCCTGGTTAGAGGCCCCCGAGAAAGCCAAGCGATTAGCTCATCTAACACTTCTGAATCTGCCCACTCACGTGAGCCCCAAGTACCACCCGGGCCCATCCCATCAACAGTGAGGGCCTCAGAGTATGAGCATCAGAGCTCCGACCTTCCGGAGGTTATCTCCACATTTCCAGAGCTGGAAGAGGCTGCTGACTTCGAGGAAGCAGCAGATCATTACGTGCAGGAGCCAGCAATTAGGGTAACCGGACAAGTAGTGGAAGAGGTGGCAgaagaggcagcagcagaagagCCAGCAAAGGAAATCATAGGGCAAGTCATGACTTCTGAAG GTGAAAACCATTGTGCTAGACAGTATAAAGATGACAACATAGtcgatgaggaagaagaggaagaggaagaagaaatgaaaaatgaaggcttTGAGAAAATGGATCCAGATGCAGAAGA